One segment of Comamonas thiooxydans DNA contains the following:
- a CDS encoding carbonate dehydratase, giving the protein MIRKNPRGDLPQIHPSAFVDPTAILCGLVVVEENVFIGPYAVIRADEMDADGHIDPIVIGAHSNIQDGVVIHSKSGASVRIGQRTSIAHRAIVHGPCAIGNGVFIGFNSVLFNCTVDDGCVVRYNAVVDGVHLPAGFYVRSTERIGPDTDLASLPQVPAAASEFSEDVARTNNELVLGYKAIQNEF; this is encoded by the coding sequence ATGATCCGCAAGAACCCACGCGGCGACCTGCCACAGATTCATCCCAGCGCCTTCGTCGATCCGACCGCCATCCTGTGCGGCCTCGTGGTCGTCGAGGAAAACGTGTTCATCGGCCCTTATGCGGTCATCCGTGCGGATGAGATGGATGCCGATGGGCACATCGACCCCATCGTGATCGGCGCCCACTCTAACATCCAGGACGGCGTGGTGATCCATTCCAAGTCCGGTGCCAGCGTGCGCATCGGGCAGCGCACTTCCATTGCCCATCGCGCCATCGTGCATGGCCCCTGCGCCATCGGCAACGGCGTCTTCATCGGCTTCAACAGCGTGCTGTTCAACTGCACGGTCGATGACGGCTGCGTGGTTCGCTACAACGCCGTGGTCGATGGCGTGCATCTGCCTGCGGGGTTCTACGTGCGCTCCACCGAGCGCATCGGCCCTGACACTGATCTTGCATCGCTGCCGCAAGTGCCTGCTGCCGCCAGCGAGTTTTCCGAAGACGTGGCGCGCACTAACAACGAGCTGGTGCTTGGCTACAAGGCCATTCAAAACGAGTTCTGA
- a CDS encoding conjugal transfer protein TraG, with product MQGTNVLFGQIAVVFGIVIVGVWAATQWTAAALGYQLRLGSPWFDFFGTPVYHPWRLFEWWFFFDAYAPRVFDIGGAIAGGSGLVAVLVAIGMSIWRSRQSRLVTTYGSARWANADDIRKAGLTQPAGVFLGQHERQYLRHEGPEHVLTFAPTRSGKGVGLVVPTLLSWPASAVIHDIKGENWSITAGWRSRFSHCLLFNPTDAKSAAYNPLLEVRRGAHEVRDVQNIADILVDPEGALERRNHWEKTSHALLVGAILHVLYAGQDKTLRGVANFLSDPACPFELTLHRMMTTPHFGDGPHPVVASAAREVLNKSDNERSGVLSTAMSFLGLYRDPTVAEVTSRCDWRIADLIAAEHPVSLYLVVPPSDISRTKPLIRLILNQIGRRLTESLDGSDGIERRHKLLLMLDEFPALGRLDFFETALAFMAGYGIRSFLIAQSLNQIDKAYGQNHSILDNCHVRVTFATNDERTAKRISETLGTATELRAQRNYAGHRLAPWLGHLMVSRQETARPLLTPGEVMQLPLDEAVVMVGSSPPIRAKKLRYYADGNFKRRVLPPPVLTAGRYTDVPPSRADDWSGLAIPAVPAVPASAPVPIDELGSADDGGGPRRQPELSETVAYAPELAASAADLRLLDDDDLPLPLPRQLDPAMQRTARLASLDPNDGIEL from the coding sequence ATGCAAGGGACGAACGTGCTGTTCGGTCAGATCGCCGTGGTATTCGGCATCGTGATCGTCGGCGTGTGGGCAGCCACACAATGGACAGCCGCCGCCCTGGGCTATCAGCTACGCCTTGGCTCGCCCTGGTTCGACTTCTTCGGCACGCCGGTCTATCACCCCTGGCGGCTGTTCGAGTGGTGGTTCTTCTTCGATGCCTACGCTCCGCGCGTCTTTGACATTGGCGGTGCCATCGCGGGCGGCAGCGGCCTGGTGGCCGTGCTGGTCGCCATCGGCATGTCGATCTGGCGCTCGCGGCAATCGCGCCTGGTCACGACCTACGGCTCGGCACGCTGGGCGAACGCGGATGACATTCGCAAGGCCGGCCTCACGCAGCCGGCCGGCGTGTTCCTCGGCCAGCACGAACGCCAGTACCTGCGCCACGAAGGCCCGGAACATGTCCTGACCTTCGCGCCCACGCGCAGCGGCAAAGGTGTCGGCCTGGTAGTGCCGACCTTGTTGAGCTGGCCTGCGTCCGCTGTCATCCACGACATCAAGGGAGAGAACTGGAGCATCACCGCAGGTTGGCGCTCGCGCTTCTCGCACTGCCTGCTGTTCAACCCCACCGATGCGAAGTCGGCAGCCTACAACCCGCTGCTGGAAGTCCGGCGCGGCGCGCATGAAGTGCGCGACGTGCAGAACATCGCGGACATCCTGGTCGATCCCGAAGGCGCGCTGGAGCGGCGCAATCACTGGGAGAAGACTTCGCACGCGCTGCTGGTCGGGGCCATCCTGCATGTGCTTTATGCCGGCCAAGACAAGACGCTACGCGGCGTCGCTAACTTCCTTTCCGATCCGGCTTGCCCATTCGAGCTGACGCTGCACCGGATGATGACCACGCCGCATTTTGGCGATGGGCCGCACCCTGTTGTTGCGTCTGCGGCCCGTGAGGTTCTGAACAAATCGGACAACGAACGCTCGGGCGTGCTGTCCACGGCCATGTCGTTCCTGGGCCTCTACCGCGACCCTACGGTGGCCGAAGTCACGTCGCGTTGCGACTGGCGCATTGCCGACCTGATCGCGGCCGAGCATCCGGTGTCGCTGTATCTGGTGGTGCCGCCTTCGGACATTTCGCGGACGAAGCCGCTCATTCGGCTGATCCTCAATCAGATCGGGCGGCGACTCACCGAATCGCTCGACGGCTCCGACGGTATCGAGCGCCGCCACAAGCTGCTGCTGATGCTCGACGAGTTCCCCGCACTCGGGCGGCTCGACTTCTTCGAGACGGCACTGGCCTTCATGGCCGGCTACGGCATCCGCAGCTTCCTCATCGCGCAGTCGCTGAACCAGATCGACAAGGCGTATGGGCAGAACCATTCGATCCTCGACAACTGCCATGTGCGCGTGACGTTCGCCACCAACGACGAACGCACCGCCAAGCGCATCTCCGAGACGCTGGGCACAGCCACCGAGCTGCGCGCCCAGCGCAACTACGCGGGCCACCGGCTCGCGCCGTGGCTGGGCCACCTGATGGTGTCGCGCCAGGAAACCGCGCGCCCACTGTTGACGCCGGGCGAGGTCATGCAGCTTCCGCTCGACGAAGCCGTGGTGATGGTGGGAAGCAGTCCGCCGATCAGGGCCAAGAAGCTGCGCTACTACGCAGACGGCAATTTCAAGCGGCGCGTGCTTCCGCCGCCCGTGCTCACGGCCGGGCGTTATACCGACGTGCCGCCCTCGCGGGCCGATGACTGGAGCGGGCTGGCGATTCCCGCTGTGCCTGCCGTACCGGCTTCGGCTCCCGTTCCCATTGATGAGCTGGGCAGTGCCGACGACGGCGGCGGCCCGCGCCGTCAGCCCGAACTCTCCGAAACCGTCGCCTACGCCCCCGAGCTGGCCGCGTCCGCAGCCGACCTCAGGTTGCTCGATGACGACGACCTGCCGCTTCCCCTTCCTCGCCAGCTTGATCCGGCCATGCAGCGCACGGCCCGGCTGGCTTCCCTCGACCCCAACGACGGAATCGAGCTATGA
- the hisI gene encoding phosphoribosyl-AMP cyclohydrolase, translating to MNSNTDTSRSTKASAPVALHARTSVEQVEEGRELAPKFDQDGLIACITTDADSGDVLMLGYMNHEALVKTVQTGEAHYWSRSRKTLWHKGATSGLVQVVEEMRIDDDQDAVWLRVRVSGSGASCHVGYRSCFYRRIPVGKEHEAGKELVFTESSKTFDPKLIYGDVPNPTLL from the coding sequence ATGAACTCCAATACTGATACGTCCCGCTCCACCAAGGCCTCTGCGCCAGTGGCGTTGCACGCCAGAACGTCCGTTGAACAGGTCGAGGAAGGCCGGGAACTGGCGCCCAAGTTCGATCAGGATGGCCTGATCGCTTGCATTACCACCGATGCCGACAGTGGCGACGTGCTGATGCTGGGCTACATGAACCACGAAGCCTTGGTGAAGACTGTTCAAACTGGGGAAGCGCACTACTGGAGTCGATCGCGGAAAACGCTGTGGCACAAAGGGGCAACCAGCGGCTTGGTGCAAGTAGTCGAAGAAATGCGCATCGACGATGACCAAGATGCGGTATGGCTACGTGTTCGCGTATCCGGCTCCGGTGCGAGTTGCCACGTCGGCTATCGCTCATGCTTTTACCGGCGCATTCCAGTTGGCAAAGAGCATGAAGCAGGAAAGGAACTGGTATTCACCGAGTCGAGCAAGACCTTTGATCCCAAACTGATCTATGGAGATGTACCCAACCCGACACTTCTGTAA
- the yidD gene encoding membrane protein insertion efficiency factor YidD, which produces MTRWPARMLVLLVRGYQLFISPMLGPRCRFHPTCSQYAVEALQTHGAIKGGWLALRRVLRCHPLHPGGHDPVPPAQPTTSRPNPP; this is translated from the coding sequence ATGACGCGCTGGCCCGCCCGCATGCTGGTGCTGCTGGTGCGCGGCTACCAGTTGTTCATCAGCCCGATGCTCGGCCCGCGCTGCCGGTTCCACCCCACTTGCTCGCAGTACGCCGTCGAAGCCTTGCAAACGCATGGGGCCATCAAGGGAGGCTGGCTGGCACTGCGGCGCGTGCTGCGCTGCCATCCGCTGCACCCAGGCGGGCATGACCCCGTGCCACCCGCCCAACCAACAACATCACGGCCCAACCCACCATGA
- a CDS encoding dihydroorotase has translation MNVTGNVITPSASRHGDLLVRGATVMTPSGAERIDVACAQGRIVALGDLRDTWSANTTLDAAGLHVLPGVIDSQVHFREPGLMHKENLEAGTRGAVLGGVTTIFEMPNTAPLTLSAADLQAKLDAAKGRAWCDHAFYVGGSAVNAEQLAELENLPGCAGVKIFMGSSFGDLLADDEEVLRRILRHGHRRMAVHAEDEARLRERKHVALESTDVCQHPVWRDVDSALMATQRIVRLAAECGRRLHVLHVSTAEEMAFLAGRKHRVTVEVTPHHLTLQAPECYERLGSLAQMNPPVREQHHQDALWRAIRNGLVDVIGSDHAPHTLVEKARPYPESPSGMTGVQTLLPMMLDHVHTGRLSLQRLVDLTSAGPARIFGIEGKGRIALGYDADFSIVDLRAQRVIHNDWIASVSGWTPYDGQAVTGWPIHTVVRGCCVVRDEALTGEPQGTAVRFLESWSQETRGESDA, from the coding sequence ATGAATGTCACCGGCAACGTCATCACGCCATCGGCGAGCCGACACGGTGATCTTCTGGTGCGGGGTGCAACCGTCATGACGCCCAGCGGGGCCGAGCGCATCGACGTGGCCTGCGCGCAAGGTCGGATCGTTGCGCTTGGCGATCTTCGTGACACATGGAGCGCCAACACCACGCTGGATGCTGCCGGCCTGCATGTATTGCCCGGTGTCATCGACAGTCAGGTGCATTTCCGCGAACCGGGCCTGATGCACAAGGAAAACCTGGAGGCGGGCACGCGCGGGGCGGTGCTGGGCGGCGTCACCACCATCTTCGAGATGCCGAACACGGCCCCGCTGACCCTGAGCGCAGCCGACCTGCAAGCCAAGCTGGACGCCGCCAAGGGACGCGCGTGGTGCGACCACGCTTTCTACGTCGGCGGATCGGCAGTGAACGCTGAGCAGCTGGCCGAGCTGGAGAACTTGCCCGGCTGCGCCGGCGTCAAGATCTTCATGGGCAGTTCCTTCGGCGATCTCCTGGCAGACGACGAAGAGGTGCTGCGGCGCATCCTGCGCCATGGCCATCGGCGCATGGCCGTGCATGCGGAGGACGAAGCCCGGCTGCGCGAGCGCAAGCACGTTGCCCTGGAAAGCACGGACGTGTGCCAGCACCCCGTCTGGCGGGATGTGGACAGTGCGTTGATGGCGACGCAGCGCATCGTGCGGCTGGCCGCCGAGTGCGGCCGACGCCTGCATGTCCTGCATGTCTCCACCGCCGAGGAAATGGCGTTCCTGGCTGGTCGCAAGCATCGTGTCACGGTGGAAGTCACGCCCCACCATCTGACTTTGCAAGCACCCGAATGCTATGAACGCCTTGGCAGCCTGGCACAGATGAATCCGCCCGTGCGCGAGCAGCATCATCAGGATGCCCTATGGCGGGCGATCCGCAATGGTCTTGTCGATGTCATCGGCAGCGACCATGCGCCCCACACGCTGGTTGAGAAAGCGCGGCCATACCCCGAATCTCCCAGCGGAATGACAGGCGTACAGACGCTGCTGCCCATGATGCTCGACCATGTGCATACCGGGCGCTTGAGTCTGCAACGGCTGGTGGATTTGACCAGCGCAGGGCCGGCCCGCATCTTCGGCATCGAGGGCAAGGGGCGCATCGCGCTGGGCTACGACGCGGATTTCAGCATCGTTGATCTACGGGCACAGCGTGTTATCCACAACGACTGGATCGCCAGTGTCAGCGGCTGGACGCCGTATGACGGCCAGGCTGTCACGGGCTGGCCCATTCACACGGTGGTGCGAGGGTGCTGTGTCGTTCGGGATGAAGCCCTGACCGGAGAGCCGCAAGGCACGGCGGTTCGGTTCCTGGAATCGTGGTCACAGGAAACCAGAGGAGAGTCTGATGCCTGA
- the thrS gene encoding threonine--tRNA ligase translates to MDITLPQQAITLTLPDGSQRHFDHPVTVAEVAATIGAGLARNTVAGKLDEQLVDACAVIDHDAALQIITPQDEEGLEIIRHSCAHLVGHAVKQLYPSAKMVIGPVVEGGFYYDIAYERPFTPEDLAAIETRMKELISQDYDVIKRVLPRNEVMGLFQQRGEDYKLRLIEDMPDEQQMGMYFHQEYVDMCRGPHVPNTRFLKAFKLTKLAGAYWRGDARNEQLQRIYGTAWADRKQLDAYLRRIEEAEKRDHRKLGRELDLFHFQEDAPGAVFWHPRGWAVFQELIAYMRRRQQDAGYVEVNSPDVMDRSLWEISGHWQNYRDHMFTTETEDGRALALKPMNCPGSVLLYRLGLKSYRDLPIRMGEFGKVHRYEPSGALHGLLRVRHFTQDDAHIYCTPQQMDAECREVVALVLDIYRQFGFEDVRIKLSTRPENRMGDEATWDLLEGALVQALDGMGLAYRINPGEGAFYGPKLEFVLRDAIGRDWQCGTLQVDMNLPERFGIEYVDEDGQRKRPVMLHRALFGSLERFTGILIEHHAGKLPAWLAPMQVMVLSITEEHAPYAQDVARLLRSAGLRCEADVRNEKIGYKIREQTLQRIPFLLVAGAKERDTGSIAIRSRDGQDLGVLPLMDAVALLLRASQAPDAAARSEAQRRLCLRLNRQHTAGEAVVDPLETAP, encoded by the coding sequence ATGGACATCACACTCCCTCAACAAGCCATCACGCTGACCTTGCCGGATGGATCGCAGCGCCATTTCGACCATCCTGTCACCGTGGCCGAGGTCGCCGCCACGATTGGTGCCGGGCTGGCCCGGAACACGGTGGCGGGCAAACTCGACGAGCAGCTCGTTGATGCGTGCGCGGTCATCGACCACGACGCAGCCTTGCAGATTATCACCCCCCAGGATGAGGAGGGACTGGAAATCATCCGGCACTCCTGCGCGCATCTGGTCGGCCATGCCGTCAAGCAGCTCTACCCGAGCGCGAAGATGGTCATCGGCCCAGTCGTCGAAGGCGGCTTCTACTACGACATTGCCTACGAACGTCCCTTCACGCCCGAAGACCTGGCCGCGATCGAAACGCGCATGAAGGAGCTGATCTCGCAGGACTACGACGTGATCAAGCGCGTGCTGCCGCGCAATGAGGTCATGGGACTCTTCCAACAGCGCGGCGAGGACTACAAGCTGCGGCTGATCGAGGACATGCCGGACGAGCAGCAAATGGGCATGTATTTCCACCAGGAATACGTGGACATGTGCCGTGGGCCGCATGTGCCCAATACGCGCTTTCTCAAGGCGTTCAAGCTCACCAAGCTGGCCGGAGCCTACTGGCGCGGCGATGCCAGGAACGAACAGCTCCAGCGAATCTACGGAACAGCCTGGGCCGACAGGAAGCAGCTCGATGCCTATCTCCGACGGATCGAAGAGGCCGAGAAGCGCGACCACCGCAAGCTGGGCCGCGAACTGGATCTGTTCCATTTTCAGGAAGATGCGCCCGGAGCCGTGTTTTGGCATCCGCGCGGCTGGGCCGTTTTCCAGGAGTTGATCGCCTACATGCGCCGCCGACAGCAGGACGCAGGCTATGTGGAGGTGAATTCGCCCGACGTGATGGATCGCAGCCTGTGGGAAATCTCCGGCCACTGGCAGAACTACCGCGACCATATGTTCACCACCGAAACCGAGGATGGCCGCGCCCTCGCGCTCAAGCCCATGAACTGCCCCGGCAGCGTGCTGCTGTATCGCCTCGGCCTCAAAAGCTACCGCGATCTGCCGATTCGCATGGGCGAGTTCGGCAAGGTGCATCGCTACGAACCTTCCGGCGCGCTGCACGGACTGCTGCGCGTGCGCCACTTCACGCAGGACGACGCCCACATCTACTGCACACCGCAGCAGATGGACGCCGAGTGCCGCGAGGTCGTGGCCCTGGTGCTCGACATCTACCGCCAGTTCGGCTTCGAGGATGTGCGCATCAAGCTCTCGACCCGTCCTGAGAACCGCATGGGCGATGAGGCAACGTGGGACTTGCTCGAAGGCGCGCTGGTTCAGGCGCTGGACGGCATGGGCCTGGCCTACCGCATTAATCCAGGCGAAGGCGCCTTCTACGGCCCCAAGCTCGAATTCGTGCTGCGTGATGCCATCGGCCGCGACTGGCAGTGCGGAACCCTCCAGGTGGACATGAACCTGCCTGAACGCTTCGGTATCGAGTACGTCGATGAAGACGGCCAGCGCAAGCGCCCGGTCATGCTGCACCGTGCATTGTTCGGTTCGCTGGAGCGTTTCACCGGCATTCTGATCGAGCACCACGCGGGCAAGCTGCCGGCCTGGTTGGCGCCGATGCAGGTGATGGTGTTGTCGATCACCGAGGAACATGCCCCCTACGCACAGGACGTGGCACGGCTTCTGCGGAGTGCCGGGCTGCGCTGCGAAGCCGATGTGCGCAACGAGAAGATCGGCTACAAGATCCGCGAGCAGACTTTGCAGCGCATCCCCTTTCTGCTGGTCGCCGGGGCCAAGGAGCGCGACACAGGCTCCATTGCCATCCGCAGCCGTGACGGGCAAGACCTGGGCGTGTTGCCCTTGATGGATGCCGTGGCGCTGCTGTTGCGGGCATCGCAGGCACCGGACGCCGCTGCACGCAGCGAGGCGCAACGCCGCCTGTGCCTTCGTCTGAACCGCCAGCACACCGCTGGCGAAGCTGTGGTTGACCCGCTGGAGACTGCCCCATGA
- the fur gene encoding ferric iron uptake transcriptional regulator produces the protein MPDSTELRNRGLKATLPRLQILEMFQKADVRHLTAEEVYRLLFKQGHEVGLATVYRVLTQLQQSGLLKQAHFEAGRAVYELDDGMHHDHLVCTTCGRVQEFHDEAVEQRQRLIASEYGFEVVEHSHILYGRCTTPQCEHRRRTG, from the coding sequence ATGCCTGATTCAACCGAACTCAGAAACCGAGGCTTGAAGGCCACGCTGCCTCGGCTGCAAATCCTGGAAATGTTTCAGAAAGCAGATGTACGTCATTTGACAGCCGAAGAGGTGTATCGCCTGCTGTTCAAGCAAGGTCACGAGGTCGGTCTGGCTACCGTGTACCGCGTGCTCACACAGTTGCAGCAATCCGGCCTGCTCAAGCAGGCGCACTTCGAGGCAGGGCGAGCCGTTTATGAGCTGGATGACGGGATGCACCATGACCATCTCGTGTGTACGACCTGCGGCCGCGTTCAGGAATTCCATGATGAAGCGGTGGAACAGCGACAGCGGTTGATCGCTTCGGAATATGGCTTCGAGGTCGTCGAGCATTCCCACATCCTTTACGGCCGCTGCACCACACCTCAATGCGAACATCGCCGCCGTACTGGATAA
- a CDS encoding EexN family lipoprotein, producing MNKVMLLMLAATLTACGPSHPSETVDTLVANPERIKEIQRQCKEGRAKVSDELCLRAAEAAKRRFFGDRPEQKSK from the coding sequence ATGAACAAAGTGATGTTGCTGATGTTGGCCGCCACCTTGACTGCATGCGGCCCCTCTCACCCCTCGGAAACCGTGGATACGCTCGTCGCCAATCCCGAGCGCATCAAGGAGATTCAACGGCAATGCAAAGAGGGTCGAGCAAAGGTCAGCGACGAACTTTGTTTGCGTGCCGCCGAAGCTGCTAAACGGCGATTTTTCGGGGATCGGCCCGAGCAAAAATCCAAGTAG
- a CDS encoding LysR family transcriptional regulator: MEIRHLRCFLAVAEELHFARAAERLHIDQSPLSRTIKELEEELGARLFVRTTRSTQLTRAGRLFLEHVPRVFSAVDQARDSVKSVTNGFHGQLRIALSDGITPSRLPALLARSREEDPEVEIRLFEVPLAQQLKGLHDDLYDAGFSMAADAGDGIIATPAWEDELMVAVPARHPVLTFKRVPLQEVLRYPLVLGDPAICEGHARQVDRLLRKCEQEPLIVQRVATFDVMMTLVSAGIALGLAGAAHISSSRESGVVPRRIAGTPTMLTTYLLRRDAAPTEMLIRFIERVAFIDSGDDLNTGNDA, from the coding sequence ATGGAAATTCGCCATCTTCGTTGCTTTCTCGCAGTGGCTGAAGAACTTCACTTCGCCCGCGCTGCCGAGCGGCTGCATATCGACCAGTCGCCTCTGTCGCGCACCATCAAAGAGTTGGAGGAAGAACTTGGCGCTCGTCTTTTCGTGCGCACGACTCGCAGTACACAGCTGACACGCGCGGGACGGCTATTCCTGGAGCATGTTCCGCGTGTCTTCTCGGCAGTAGATCAAGCCCGCGATAGCGTCAAGTCTGTTACCAACGGCTTTCACGGCCAACTGCGCATCGCGTTGTCTGACGGCATCACACCATCGCGGCTCCCAGCATTGCTAGCACGTAGCCGTGAAGAAGATCCCGAAGTGGAGATTCGACTATTTGAAGTTCCACTGGCTCAGCAACTCAAGGGTTTGCACGACGACCTGTACGATGCTGGCTTCTCCATGGCTGCAGATGCAGGCGATGGCATCATCGCCACTCCCGCGTGGGAGGACGAACTAATGGTTGCGGTGCCGGCTCGCCATCCAGTGCTCACCTTCAAGCGAGTTCCACTGCAAGAAGTACTGCGATACCCATTGGTGCTGGGCGACCCAGCCATCTGCGAGGGTCATGCGCGTCAGGTTGACCGGCTTCTTCGTAAGTGCGAACAAGAGCCACTTATCGTCCAGAGGGTAGCGACCTTCGACGTGATGATGACCTTGGTTTCCGCCGGCATCGCTTTGGGTTTGGCAGGTGCGGCGCATATTTCTTCCAGTCGCGAGTCTGGCGTCGTCCCTCGACGCATAGCTGGTACGCCAACCATGCTCACAACCTATCTTCTGCGACGTGATGCAGCGCCGACTGAGATGCTGATCCGGTTCATTGAACGTGTGGCCTTCATTGATTCGGGGGATGACCTAAATACCGGCAATGACGCCTAG
- a CDS encoding ribbon-helix-helix protein, CopG family, with the protein MSHYRLNLFIQPEHAKRLDELAAKKGVSKSSIVAAALASWLSPDAADQREAAIAKRLDRLSRQAERMGRDQNIQIETLALFIRYYLTVSTPVPEVHQDAARAQGKARFEQFVEQLGRHLLRGRSLVRDVVEELHPQDREFGMRMDDAAAVAEAQERVS; encoded by the coding sequence ATGAGCCACTACCGCCTCAACCTGTTCATCCAACCGGAGCACGCCAAGCGCCTGGACGAGCTGGCCGCCAAGAAAGGCGTATCGAAATCCAGCATCGTCGCGGCGGCGCTTGCATCGTGGCTATCGCCCGATGCCGCCGACCAGCGCGAGGCGGCCATTGCCAAGCGGCTGGATCGCCTTTCGCGCCAAGCCGAGCGCATGGGGCGCGACCAGAACATCCAGATCGAAACGCTGGCGCTGTTCATCCGCTACTACCTCACGGTCAGCACGCCAGTTCCCGAGGTGCACCAAGACGCGGCGCGTGCCCAGGGCAAGGCGCGGTTCGAGCAGTTCGTGGAGCAGTTGGGCCGTCACCTGCTGCGCGGGCGCAGCCTGGTGCGTGACGTGGTGGAGGAACTGCACCCCCAGGATCGTGAGTTTGGGATGCGCATGGATGACGCGGCGGCAGTTGCCGAAGCGCAGGAGCGCGTCTCATGA